A segment of the Campylobacter vulpis genome:
ATGTGGGAAAACTTCGTTTTGATGATGAGCTAAGTCTTAAAGAGCTTTATGCACATAGTAATTTAAAATGCCTTAGCCTTAGCACTCAAATTTTAGAAAATGAGGGCGTAGTTCTTGATAAAATTTTAATTTTTGAAGGGCTTAAAAATGCCTAGTTTCACACACGGGGGGGGGGGGGGAACTCCTGCAAAACCTCTTATTATAGGGTATTTAGGCGATGGAAAATGGGCGAGATTTGCCCTTTTGAAATTCTTAAATGATGAAAGATTAAAGGTGGCTTTCGTCATTTTAAGAGTGAAAAAAGATATGAAGTTGCAAAAATTAGCACAAAAATTTGCTATCCCTCATTTTGTGTGTGAAAATATCAACGATGAAAAGAGTTTGAGGCTTATTGAAAGCTTCAAGCCCGATTTGCTTGTATCGATGAGTTTTGACCAAATTTTTAAAGCGAGGATTTTAGAAGCTTTTGAGGGTAAAATCATCAATTGCCACGCGAGCAAACTCCCCTTTTATCGTGGGCGTAATAATTTAAATTGGGTTTTGATTAATGATGAAAAAGAATTTGGCGTGAGTGTGCATTTTGTAGATAGCGGAGTGGATACAGGGGATCTTATCCTGCAAAAATGTTTTGCGATTAATGACAAGGACGATTATAGCACGCTTTTAAAGAGGGCTTATAAGGCGTGTGCATTTTTGCTTTATGAGGCGGTGCTTTTATTTTTAAATCCACCTGTTAGGGCGTATTCCCAACAAGGCTTTGTTTGCAAACGCCGCGTTGAGGGCGATGAGAGAATTGACTGGACTTTAAGCACGAGGGAGCTTTTTAATTTTATCCGTGCTTTAAATGTCCCAAATTTAGGTGCTTCAGCCTTTATTGATGGTGTTTTGATTAAGTTTTATAAAAGCAAAATGTTAAAGCAAGAATTTAAAGGAGTTGTTGGAGAGATTGTAAGCGTAAATAATGAAGGCTTTGTTGTTTGCACAAAAGACGGGGCTTTAAAGATAACTCATTATAAAGGAGAGGTGGCTTTGGGAAGTTTTTTTGATACACACGGGGGGGGGGGGGGGGTAACTCCCCTAAAGAAAGCGGAGCTTTGGAAAATGAGTAGGGTAAGTTTAGACGCTTTTTTGGGAGAAAAAAGCGGGAATTTTAGTGAGGATCTTTATTTTAACAAGGATTATGCGAGGCTTTATGGAGAGGTGTTTGAATTTAGCTTTGAGAAAAATGGAAAGCTTTTTAAAACCATAGCCCTTAAAAAGCAAATTCCAAACACGCCCTTTTTTGACCTGCAAAGTCCTTATGGTTACAGCGGTTTTTATAGCAATTCTAACGATGAAAGCTTTTTAAAACAAGCCCTAGAGAGCCTTAAACAAAGGGCTTTGAGTGAAAATATCATCGCCTTTTTTCTAAGACTTCACCCCTTTGATACAAATTTGAGCTTTTATGAGGCAAATTTAGACTTTTTTAAAAAAGAAAGGCAAATCGTTTTAATCAACTGCACTCAAGAATTTACAAGTCTTAGAAAGGCTTATTCTCCACGCATTTTAAGCTATGTGAAAAAAGCACGAAAAGAGCTTAAAATTTCTTTTTGTGATAAAAGTTTTTCTAAGGATTTTTGTGAGCTTTATGAAAAAACGATGCAAAGAAATAGGGCGGATAGCTTTTATTTTTTCAACCAAAAATATTTTGATACACTTTTTACTTTTAAGCAAAATATCGTT
Coding sequences within it:
- a CDS encoding methionyl-tRNA formyltransferase, with protein sequence MPSFTHGGGGGTPAKPLIIGYLGDGKWARFALLKFLNDERLKVAFVILRVKKDMKLQKLAQKFAIPHFVCENINDEKSLRLIESFKPDLLVSMSFDQIFKARILEAFEGKIINCHASKLPFYRGRNNLNWVLINDEKEFGVSVHFVDSGVDTGDLILQKCFAINDKDDYSTLLKRAYKACAFLLYEAVLLFLNPPVRAYSQQGFVCKRRVEGDERIDWTLSTRELFNFIRALNVPNLGASAFIDGVLIKFYKSKMLKQEFKGVVGEIVSVNNEGFVVCTKDGALKITHYKGEVALGSFFDTHGGGGGVTPLKKAELWKMSRVSLDAFLGEKSGNFSEDLYFNKDYARLYGEVFEFSFEKNGKLFKTIALKKQIPNTPFFDLQSPYGYSGFYSNSNDESFLKQALESLKQRALSENIIAFFLRLHPFDTNLSFYEANLDFFKKERQIVLINCTQEFTSLRKAYSPRILSYVKKARKELKISFCDKSFSKDFCELYEKTMQRNRADSFYFFNQKYFDTLFTFKQNIVLRAEFEGRILAFASFFVGEEFAYYHLSANCNEKNANAALLDFFFEFCVKKGVKFVLLGGGVKDDDNLYYFKSRFSTLWTHFSIGGLVFDTLNYEKLCEGKQNAFFLKYRSCAGGGGGG